The Noviherbaspirillum saxi genome includes a window with the following:
- a CDS encoding TRAP transporter large permease — translation MSNFEIGMWGIGVLFVLLLLRMPIAISLALVSVGGMAAIRGANAALGSLGTLPYDFAANWTLSAVPMFLLMGAFAFHSGMTASVYKVCRMWFWWVPGGLAVATNWASTAFGAVSGSSVAVTAVMSKIAIPEMLKYRYDKSLATSVVAASGTIDALIPPSIAFIIYSWYAEVPVTDLFMAGVVPGLLTAVLYTVMIVTRCTLNPSLGPRGEKDFTAAERRAANFDAWPLPVLFIGIFGTLYSGVMTSTEAAAGSAMLACLIAIVRGEMTWKVLRESLSESALTTASLFFIVIGAALFTRFMAVSGLPHELGKLITSWQPSVTTFMLIVTGTYIVLGMFLEGIGIMMLTLPILVPICRTLGLDLVWLGVVVVKLILLGLMHPPIGIQAFVVKGVVRDSVPLTTIFRGLLWFLGIELIILALLIIFPEISLWLPRLVRG, via the coding sequence ATGAGCAACTTTGAAATTGGCATGTGGGGCATCGGCGTACTTTTCGTCCTCCTCCTTTTGCGCATGCCGATCGCCATCAGCCTTGCGCTCGTATCCGTCGGCGGCATGGCGGCGATCCGTGGCGCGAACGCGGCCTTGGGCTCGTTGGGCACATTGCCATATGATTTTGCTGCCAACTGGACGTTGTCGGCCGTGCCGATGTTCCTCCTGATGGGGGCGTTCGCCTTCCACTCCGGCATGACCGCATCGGTCTACAAGGTCTGCCGGATGTGGTTCTGGTGGGTGCCTGGCGGACTGGCTGTCGCCACGAACTGGGCCAGCACGGCATTTGGCGCAGTGTCGGGATCGAGCGTCGCCGTCACCGCGGTAATGTCCAAGATCGCGATTCCGGAGATGCTGAAGTACCGCTACGACAAATCGCTGGCGACGTCGGTGGTGGCGGCGTCCGGAACGATTGACGCTCTCATTCCTCCGAGCATCGCGTTCATTATCTACTCGTGGTATGCCGAAGTGCCGGTCACCGATCTGTTCATGGCCGGGGTCGTGCCCGGGCTGTTGACCGCTGTGCTTTACACGGTAATGATCGTCACTCGCTGTACCTTGAATCCCAGTCTCGGCCCGCGCGGCGAAAAGGATTTCACCGCTGCGGAGCGGCGTGCCGCCAACTTTGACGCCTGGCCCTTGCCTGTCCTCTTCATCGGCATCTTCGGTACGCTATACAGCGGCGTAATGACCTCGACGGAAGCCGCTGCCGGCAGCGCGATGCTGGCGTGCCTGATCGCAATCGTGCGTGGAGAGATGACTTGGAAAGTGCTACGTGAGAGCCTGTCCGAGTCTGCACTGACGACCGCCTCGCTCTTCTTCATCGTGATCGGTGCGGCCCTCTTCACGCGGTTCATGGCGGTGTCGGGTTTGCCCCATGAGCTCGGAAAGCTGATCACCAGCTGGCAGCCCAGCGTAACGACTTTCATGCTGATTGTCACCGGTACCTACATCGTGCTTGGCATGTTCCTTGAGGGTATCGGGATCATGATGCTGACCCTGCCCATCCTGGTGCCGATCTGCCGCACGCTGGGCCTCGACCTGGTCTGGCTGGGCGTGGTGGTCGTCAAGCTGATCCTGTTGGGGCTGATGCACCCGCCGATTGGCATCCAGGCCTTCGTGGTCAAGGGTGTCGTACGGGACAGCGTCCCATTGACAACAATT
- a CDS encoding LacI family DNA-binding transcriptional regulator yields MQIIIARSCMKEPVKIGDVAKLAGVSSSSVSRALNPDRYASEELRARVAEAVAKLGYEPNAFAQSLRVQSSRTIGCMVSDVANPLYAEIIGAAEARLQEAGYLMVVANSQSGSRELDLLNMFRRRRMDGLLVTLDDDTREDVLAVLKDSGVPLVLLDRDINLSCDRVGVDHRQGAYAVVSYLLSLGHRSILLETPSHRVRPGRERIAGAEAAVRDAGLPPSVLKVSDHVDLSQPHVFSDVLQELARPSRPTAIVTLGTAMLAGTLSAIEANRLRIPEDISVVSIGDTTLAQFAAPGITALRWDLKQLGRTAAELLIERIEGRAGTYRTVTFPTELVLRRSCVPPAELQMGAK; encoded by the coding sequence TTGCAGATCATCATTGCACGTTCGTGCATGAAGGAGCCGGTAAAGATTGGCGACGTCGCGAAGCTCGCCGGAGTGTCGTCGAGCAGTGTTTCGCGTGCCCTGAACCCTGACCGCTACGCGAGCGAAGAACTGCGCGCTCGCGTCGCCGAGGCGGTGGCCAAGCTGGGCTATGAACCCAACGCATTCGCCCAGAGCTTGCGTGTCCAATCCAGCCGGACCATCGGATGCATGGTCTCGGACGTGGCGAACCCGCTGTACGCCGAGATCATCGGCGCAGCAGAGGCCCGCCTGCAGGAGGCGGGCTACCTGATGGTCGTCGCCAACTCCCAAAGCGGCTCGCGTGAACTTGACTTGTTGAACATGTTTCGCCGCCGCCGCATGGACGGCCTGCTGGTCACGCTGGACGACGACACGCGCGAGGATGTGCTCGCGGTGCTGAAGGATTCCGGCGTGCCGCTGGTGCTGCTCGATCGCGACATTAACCTCTCGTGCGACCGTGTCGGTGTCGATCACCGCCAGGGTGCGTATGCGGTAGTGTCGTACCTGCTCAGTCTGGGCCATCGCAGCATCCTGCTCGAGACGCCGTCGCATAGGGTGCGGCCGGGACGCGAACGCATCGCCGGCGCCGAGGCGGCCGTACGCGATGCCGGATTGCCGCCGTCCGTGCTGAAGGTCAGCGACCATGTCGACCTGTCCCAGCCGCACGTGTTCAGCGACGTGCTGCAGGAGCTGGCGAGGCCGTCGCGCCCGACTGCGATCGTCACGCTCGGCACGGCGATGCTCGCGGGCACGTTGTCGGCGATTGAGGCAAACCGCTTGCGCATTCCGGAAGACATATCGGTCGTCAGCATTGGCGACACGACACTGGCCCAATTCGCTGCGCCAGGGATCACGGCACTTCGCTGGGATCTGAAGCAGCTCGGCCGCACGGCCGCCGAGCTGCTGATCGAGCGCATCGAAGGCCGTGCCGGCACCTATCGCACCGTCACATTCCCGACCGAGTTGGTGTTGCGCCGCTCGTGCGTGCCGCCGGCCGAGCTGCAGATGGGCGCGAAGTAA
- a CDS encoding NAD(P)-dependent oxidoreductase produces MGGDMRVGLIGAGLMGRGMGHRLIAAGHSLGVVAHHKREVIDELVAAGAREFATPAALARESDAVITCLPGTAAVEAVLFDADGAAGAARGLLVIDCSTSLPDASRDFAKRLQQQGHAFVDAPVTGGPAEAMNGQLLGLVGGEPETIERARPLLTAFCESLQVFGGIGCGHAAKLINNGLGFGILGVVSEVIATALQQRLDMPALLAMIARSGGQNRVLQGLTPWLLEGDASRPQVTVATAFKDVDYYLQLARGAGTAGPVFETVLAELRRAIDDGHGPRMLPAYPASIAARAGIKAAPER; encoded by the coding sequence ATGGGAGGTGACATGCGTGTCGGACTGATTGGTGCCGGCCTCATGGGCCGAGGCATGGGACATCGGCTGATCGCCGCAGGCCACTCGCTGGGCGTGGTGGCGCACCACAAGCGGGAGGTGATCGACGAGCTGGTTGCCGCAGGTGCGCGTGAATTCGCGACGCCGGCCGCGCTGGCGCGTGAAAGCGATGCGGTCATAACCTGCTTGCCCGGCACCGCGGCCGTCGAGGCGGTGCTCTTTGACGCGGACGGCGCCGCCGGCGCGGCGCGGGGGCTGCTGGTGATCGACTGTTCGACCTCGCTTCCCGATGCTTCGCGCGATTTCGCCAAGCGGCTGCAACAGCAGGGCCATGCATTCGTCGACGCGCCGGTGACAGGTGGTCCGGCCGAGGCGATGAACGGTCAATTGCTTGGCCTGGTTGGTGGCGAGCCGGAGACGATCGAGCGCGCACGGCCGCTTCTCACCGCATTCTGCGAGTCGCTGCAGGTCTTTGGCGGCATCGGCTGCGGTCACGCCGCGAAGCTCATCAACAACGGCCTCGGATTCGGCATTCTCGGTGTCGTCAGCGAAGTCATTGCGACGGCATTGCAGCAACGCCTCGACATGCCGGCGCTATTGGCAATGATCGCGCGCAGTGGCGGACAGAATCGTGTGCTGCAGGGGTTGACACCGTGGCTGCTCGAGGGTGATGCATCGCGACCGCAGGTAACCGTCGCCACGGCCTTCAAGGACGTCGACTATTACCTGCAGCTTGCGCGCGGTGCCGGCACCGCCGGCCCGGTATTCGAAACCGTACTGGCAGAACTGCGCCGGGCAATCGACGACGGCCACGGGCCTCGGATGCTGCCGGCATATCCGGCCAGCATCGCTGCGCGTGCTGGCATCAAGGCGGCGCCAGAGCGCTGA
- a CDS encoding LacI family DNA-binding transcriptional regulator, whose protein sequence is MNGPVKISDVAKLAGVSASSVSRALNPDRYASEELRARVAEAVAKLGYEPNAFAQSLRVQSSRTIGCMVSDVANPLYAEIIVAAEARLQEAGYLMVVANSQSGSRELDLLNMFRRRRMDGLLVTLDDDTREDVLAVLKDSGVPLVLLDRDVNLSCDRVSVDHRQGAYAVVSYLLSLGHRSILLETPSHRVRPGRERIAGAEAAVHDAGLPPSVLKVSDHVDLSQPHVFSDVLQELARPSRPTAIVTLGTAMLAGTLSAIEANHLRIPEDISVVSIGDTILAQFAAPGITALRWNLKQFGRTAAELLIERIEGRAGTYRTITFPTELVLRRSCVPPAAKPSKGARPAVQTAAAK, encoded by the coding sequence ATGAATGGTCCAGTAAAGATTAGCGACGTCGCGAAGCTCGCCGGAGTGTCGGCGAGCAGTGTTTCGCGTGCCCTGAACCCCGACCGCTACGCGAGCGAAGAACTGCGCGCTCGCGTCGCCGAGGCGGTTGCCAAGCTGGGCTATGAACCCAACGCATTCGCCCAGAGCTTGCGTGTCCAGTCCAGCCGGACCATCGGATGCATGGTCTCGGACGTGGCGAACCCGCTGTACGCCGAGATCATCGTCGCAGCAGAGGCTCGCCTGCAGGAGGCGGGCTACCTGATGGTCGTCGCCAACTCCCAAAGCGGCTCGCGTGAACTTGACTTGCTGAACATGTTTCGCCGTCGCCGCATGGACGGCTTGCTGGTCACGCTGGACGACGACACGCGCGAGGATGTGCTCGCGGTGCTGAAGGATTCCGGCGTGCCGCTGGTGCTGCTCGATCGCGACGTCAATCTCTCGTGCGACCGCGTCAGCGTCGATCATCGGCAGGGTGCGTATGCGGTAGTGTCGTACCTGCTCAGTCTGGGCCATCGCAGCATCCTGCTCGAGACGCCGTCGCATAGGGTGCGGCCGGGACGCGAACGCATCGCCGGCGCCGAGGCCGCCGTACACGATGCCGGATTGCCGCCGTCCGTGCTGAAGGTCAGCGACCATGTCGACCTGTCCCAGCCGCACGTGTTCAGCGACGTGTTGCAGGAGCTGGCGAGGCCGTCGCGCCCGACTGCGATCGTCACGCTCGGCACGGCAATGCTCGCGGGCACGTTGTCGGCGATTGAGGCAAACCACTTGCGCATTCCGGAAGACATATCGGTCGTCAGCATTGGCGACACGATACTGGCCCAATTCGCTGCGCCAGGGATCACGGCTCTTCGCTGGAACCTGAAGCAGTTCGGCCGCACGGCCGCCGAACTGCTGATCGAGCGCATCGAAGGACGTGCCGGCACCTATCGCACCATCACATTCCCGACCGAGTTGGTGTTGCGCCGCTCGTGCGTTCCGCCTGCCGCGAAGCCGTCGAAGGGCGCGCGCCCGGCGGTGCAGACGGCCGCCGCCAAGTAA
- a CDS encoding SDR family NAD(P)-dependent oxidoreductase — protein sequence MTQRLKDKIAIVVGAGSIGSDVSNGASCAVTFAREGATVLCADRSTDAARETVRRVKEVGGAAEAFQAEVQSAKQIKAMVDHCLQRFGRVDVLHYNVGIEEFGELIDVTEESWDRVHAINLKGAMLASREVVPHMIRQGGGSIINISSIASHRWSPMQFLSYSTSKAALNHMTRVVARQYAKHQVRCNVIVPGLVDTPHAAALFKNEEEARKGREMRNAACPMGRQATAWDIANAALFLASDESRYVSGIELVVDGALSL from the coding sequence ATGACACAACGACTTAAGGACAAGATCGCGATCGTAGTTGGTGCCGGCTCTATCGGTAGCGACGTCAGCAACGGTGCTTCCTGTGCCGTAACTTTCGCTCGCGAAGGAGCCACTGTGCTTTGCGCGGATCGTTCGACTGATGCGGCGCGGGAAACTGTGCGCCGTGTAAAAGAGGTCGGTGGCGCAGCTGAAGCATTTCAAGCCGAAGTTCAAAGTGCGAAGCAGATCAAGGCAATGGTGGATCACTGCCTGCAAAGGTTCGGCCGGGTGGATGTGCTTCACTACAATGTGGGTATTGAGGAGTTTGGCGAGCTCATTGATGTTACTGAGGAATCCTGGGACAGGGTGCACGCCATCAACCTCAAGGGCGCAATGCTGGCCAGTCGCGAGGTGGTCCCGCATATGATTCGGCAGGGCGGTGGCTCTATCATCAACATCTCCTCGATTGCCAGCCACAGGTGGAGCCCGATGCAGTTCCTGTCATACAGCACCTCGAAGGCGGCGCTGAATCACATGACGCGAGTCGTCGCGCGCCAGTATGCCAAGCACCAGGTGCGCTGCAACGTGATCGTGCCCGGGTTGGTCGATACACCCCATGCCGCAGCACTTTTCAAAAACGAGGAAGAAGCACGCAAGGGCCGCGAGATGCGCAATGCGGCCTGCCCCATGGGGCGCCAGGCGACGGCATGGGATATCGCCAATGCCGCGCTCTTCCTTGCTTCCGACGAATCCAGATACGTGTCGGGAATCGAGCTCGTCGTCGACGGCGCCCTGTCGCTCTGA
- a CDS encoding winged helix-turn-helix transcriptional regulator: MDFAEFGLFVTVATAMCAIGIYLMLSALSEIRWAWGCSILRTVKRSSRPTTCSASPASTEMSEEPLFWFCRSTHPSGLLIYHLFTHELDASLHHIVESLPSFMRMDSAGSILRSIGAIAEQRWEWPSSDRRHYLTAVTILFIVNEENHDAKWNDMKRSDLADRYCSIARAGAALTDGWSFVILKEIFLSNTRFDGLQMQTGMSPRSLTLRLNSLVEAGILNRVSYQESPVRYEYRPTVKGIELWPALVALKEWGDKWSGPWKDEDPPLILHHKACGHRLELGFICKACKEPVDAYSSRITMTPGMREERDQFTDKHRKAVRTKRSEAARALNHSGEESP; encoded by the coding sequence ATGGATTTCGCCGAGTTTGGGCTGTTTGTGACAGTCGCGACCGCGATGTGCGCGATAGGAATCTACTTGATGCTTTCGGCTTTGTCGGAGATACGCTGGGCGTGGGGCTGTTCGATCCTTCGCACAGTCAAGCGGTCATCACGACCTACTACTTGTTCGGCTTCGCCAGCGTCCACAGAAATGTCTGAAGAACCCCTTTTCTGGTTTTGCCGCAGCACGCATCCCTCGGGCCTGCTCATCTATCATCTATTTACACATGAATTAGATGCTTCATTGCATCATATTGTGGAATCGCTTCCATCATTTATGAGGATGGATAGCGCGGGCAGCATTTTGCGGTCGATCGGGGCCATAGCCGAACAGCGTTGGGAATGGCCCAGCAGCGACAGGCGGCACTACTTGACAGCAGTGACTATACTTTTTATAGTTAATGAAGAAAATCATGATGCAAAATGGAATGACATGAAAAGAAGCGACTTGGCTGATAGATATTGCTCAATTGCGAGAGCTGGGGCCGCCTTAACCGATGGTTGGTCTTTCGTAATCTTGAAGGAGATATTTCTATCGAACACGAGATTTGATGGCCTTCAGATGCAAACCGGAATGTCACCGCGCTCATTGACCTTACGCCTGAATTCGCTTGTTGAAGCCGGGATACTTAATCGGGTCTCCTATCAGGAGTCACCGGTGCGCTACGAATACCGGCCAACCGTCAAGGGCATTGAACTGTGGCCCGCGTTGGTGGCATTGAAAGAATGGGGCGACAAATGGAGCGGTCCCTGGAAAGACGAAGATCCCCCACTGATCCTGCACCACAAAGCTTGCGGCCACAGACTAGAGCTCGGTTTCATCTGCAAGGCCTGTAAAGAACCGGTGGACGCCTATTCGAGCAGAATCACCATGACTCCAGGCATGCGCGAAGAGCGCGATCAATTCACCGACAAGCATCGAAAGGCCGTGCGCACCAAGCGCTCGGAGGCAGCAAGAGCTCTCAATCACTCCGGAGAAGAATCACCATGA
- a CDS encoding TRAP transporter small permease subunit — translation MKFTIGLMDRISSLLLVLGCTATLLMMLHVCADILGRLIFSRPIGGTLEVVTYIYMVAVAFLPMAVVQRQRQQIIVEVFNQLLPKRVLAFLDGTVAIVGCVFMSVLAWYAGWDALEKTLIFETAPSELNPVPIWPARWMVVAGAALAAAYLAVQAVSDLRSAFSDTEPETGLEPEFETFTPGLKGDAI, via the coding sequence ATGAAGTTCACCATTGGTCTCATGGACCGAATTTCGTCGCTGCTGCTTGTGCTCGGTTGCACAGCGACCTTGCTGATGATGCTGCACGTCTGTGCGGACATCCTTGGGCGCCTGATCTTCAGCCGTCCGATCGGCGGAACACTCGAGGTCGTCACCTACATCTACATGGTCGCAGTCGCCTTTCTGCCCATGGCCGTGGTGCAGCGCCAGCGGCAGCAGATCATCGTAGAGGTGTTCAACCAGCTGCTGCCCAAGAGAGTACTGGCGTTCCTCGACGGCACGGTTGCTATCGTCGGTTGCGTCTTCATGTCCGTACTGGCTTGGTACGCCGGTTGGGATGCGTTGGAAAAGACACTCATCTTCGAAACCGCACCTTCCGAGTTGAACCCGGTTCCCATCTGGCCTGCGCGCTGGATGGTCGTGGCCGGCGCGGCACTGGCGGCTGCTTATCTCGCCGTACAAGCGGTCTCCGATTTGCGTTCCGCCTTTAGCGACACGGAACCTGAAACCGGGCTTGAACCTGAATTTGAAACCTTTACACCGGGCTTGAAGGGGGACGCAATATGA